aaaatattaatgcaACATTTATAGATTTCTTTCTATTGATTCGCATAGATTAGTCTGACTTAACTTTATGTAAAAACCGATACGTGCCAACCGAAATCTACCTATGCGACTGCAAACGCAGAACTAGAGTGCGTGCACGATAACTGCCAGCGTGACAGCTTAGGGATTCATTAAAAAACTCCTTGCCAAGTCATATACGCGATTGCAAAACACTCgcactatttaaaaaaagactGCACGAGCACTATTTATGGTTATCCTGACCATGTCACCTATTTTAACAAGCCCTAATATATTGaatttatgtataattttattattatttgtattttatgctattataatataagtatattaattagcATTTAGCATTAGCAGTATTAGCATATATAAGTTAGCAATTAGCACTgtgttaacaatattatattttaattcatataatatttattctatgtacttatgttatatatatatatgtatatatacagggtgtgacaaaaacaagtgataataatttagggtgtgtatatatcttttttttttttttgttacatataCTAAATTGTCGTGTGcactaatattattgttacctCTTTTATAATGTTTCCTGTAACAGGTCTACTGGAAGAGATTCCAATTTGGAATAAGTAGTACCTTTGTACTAAAATGTATATCTCTAGTTTTAAGTTTTCTATGTAAACTGGTTATattgtgtacataaattgttaaatgaataaaaaaatgggTAATCCCAATGTTAGTTTATTGGTAGTTTTactttaatatctttatttactCATTTCAATTATGTATAGGAATAGGCCGCGTATCGATTAATAAGTAAATATGGCGGCCCGACGAAAAGTTATCGTTCAGCCGCGCGCAAAGTTATCGTGCGCGCActtagactagcacgagtcggcgcatgagtaccgaaaactattcaacctcaattttttttatacgatcctcttcaaattgccctcccgatgatataaaatatgcatgttgccatggcgcaacccggtgccatattgtttaaacaattgcaaggaattgttatttctCATCCGgacgactcgtgctagtctaacTTTAACGCCAcgataatattttttgcaatttaaaatgtcatgtttttttattattaaataagggggcaaacgagcaaacgggtcacctgatggaaagcaacttccgtcgcccatggacactcgcagcatcagaagagctgcaagtgtgttgccggccttttaattttatttatttatttatttaattcaggcatcttggcccatattataaataccctaaagactaacatacatacaatagtTATACTAAAATCTAACACTAACACACTACACACgcattgtctgcgacgtggggcgcgacgtgttcggaagtcgtcctcggaacctcctgtagacaactccaatcggccagagctcttccttctcgaaggtcggtagatgatgcgtcgggactctcaccacaaaggagctaaaattcactttgtggcgggactccaagcgctcgaccctcaagacgaagtgggtcttactcctgatgtagtccacgacctgctcgaccgtcgtggaccagtgcagcctggacacgtacagcggcgtcgcgggaGTCTCACGCCGCAACAGCTGCTTGGATCCttcgggtgcggtgccgcgatggttgcggacgacgggtttcttcttcttcttctccaCTCTTATAAACCCTTCATCATCGCAATTTCGATCCTTTTCGGAGGAAGGACACTCCTTTGCAGGGGCCTCCTTTTTCCCTTTGTTTTTGGAACGCTGGGCAAGCGGCGACACTTGCGTAGTTCGGCCGCGGCTCCGTTGCAGGCGGGGCGCGGGTGGCGGGGGCAGCGGCGGCAGCGGCGATGACGTGCTCGTGCGTTGACCCGTCTGAAAGTGCTGACGGGCTGAACGTGATCGCTTGCGCACCACGTCGGCGAGTGACGAACgcggcatcaggtgacctacatattaaattaccactctttaattgtgatattttatacGTAATGAACGTAGATCGCTGATCGTAGATTCCGATGCCTGCAGTCTACCTCGAACTTCGGCCAACTCTTCTTTCAGGAATCTGATATCCTTTAAGAgggtgacgacgtcgacgtTGTCCAGCGTCAGGGCCcacgggcggcagcttgtgcagttttttcgccataaaagccggcacctcatccggatccgtctgcttcagcaaggATATAATATCCTGCACGCTTCTTTCAGTTCCATCCCTCCGTCGCGATGGCatattttaagagggaacacggtaataggggagggtagggaagggaataggataggggattgggcctccggtaaactcactcactcggcgaaacacagcgcaagcgctggttcacgccggttttctgtgagaacgtggtatttcttcggtcgggccggcccattcgtgccgaagcatggctctcccacgtataaatgtacCGTTCAGATTCcgacaaaaattaatttaatttcttaataagGTCCTTGTCACAAAATACCGAGGGGCCATGCTTCGTAGGAATAGGCCGGCTTGACCCTAACATACATACCGTGGAAAAGaggttacaataataaaacactTACCATCAGGACATCCGCCTGCTTGTTTCCTGCATGCTTAGCAGAAccagtatacagggtgtacctGTAGGAAATGTTTTCCtctgaaaaatatacagttaTTAAAATTTGTCAGTATTTCTATTCTTTTGCATTTCTACTGCCACTACGCTTACCTTGATGGTCCAGAATATAATCATATTCAATtggaagaataataatattctgtaaCATCAGCATTGAATTTAGCTATGGCCTATATGcgattctgcgaggaggaggacgagacacctatacacctcctccttgactgtcctgctctactacagagcagacaCAAGCACCTTGATCGCCACAAATACTGAACCatagaggaaattcgtggcaccaaccaggtgcggtcgcagcctgaagttttggGGGGCGTCACTCAGTACTcacttcacaattttttttatctgcgccctcggacggttctgggttcacagcagctgtctaagaTCGGACGAattggtggttaggggatatcTAGAAAtgtccttttattatttagcaagattttgagattatccaattttaccttagattttgggggggggtcatgtcccctgtgacccccccttcggaccgcgcctgggaCCAACCCCAATCACATCGTTCAATTCGGGTTCGGTTCGGGACGGTACTATAACGCGAAGGAGTCATAACacagggtcgcagtgacatcagggctataATGACCTGCCTTCAGGGAAAAAGATGGCCTATGAGTGAATTTATATTAAACATATCTACTTCTTATCATAGCGGTACGAATCAGAAATTTTATACAGATTCGGTGTTTGACTGAAGTAAATCACGTAGTGATTTAAATGTTCTCCTTGAGTAAATCGATCATAAAGTAAAGGTGCCCTCACAATATAGTTAATCTAggtttaaaaatcaattttaataattttgacatttactttttacttgtcgtaaatataatataacttttttaaattttcaatataGGGTGaaaagttatataaatatatttgtaggcaaaataatttgcaacaaattatatactgattttttttgtaagacgtAACATTTCAAAGGACTTAAAAGGCACTTATGTCAAACATAAAACTTGAAAgttctaaaattaataataaaattttttattattatttttaacaaaaaattaaaaccgacttccaaggtagcaacaataataacatctaaACTAAAACGTATTGTTGTTTTGATCGCGGTACCGAACGGTCGCGCACCGCACAGCAGCACACgtagcaaatattaataaaattaattaatatttcgcgaGTCGCGCGGCTCACAGCCGCTGCACCGACACCATGGCGCTCGTATCCAACGAGCTGCTGGCGTTCGTACAACACGTCGTCAACACCATGGACGAAGACGGCATCGTGCAGCTATGCAGGTCCACCTACACCAACGAGGAGATCTGCAAGGGCAGGCTCGTGCTGTACGAAGCACTCGGCAAGTCAGCGCAGATGACGTCCTGGAGGAGAGACGGAAGCGAACGAAgcttgcaggacatcatctccctgctcaaGCAGACTAATCCTGCGgaattgccggtgtttgtggccAAGCAGCTCCACAAACTGCCGGCGGTGTCAACGTCTCCAGCCTGCTCCAGAAGTTCAACATCATGAGGGCAGAGCTGGACGAGATGCGAGGTAGGTTGGATGCCTCGGAATCCACCATCAGTGAGTTACgtagtgaattattacaattaaaaagtaataattcattatgtaggtcacccgAGCATCCGAtcgactcgataaatatgcaTCGCGGAGCTCAGCGTGACTCGCCGTTTTGCACGTCAGCGAAATCGAGTGGGTCAGCAACAGCCGCCGCCGTCAGCTCGCCGTCCGCGTCACCGCGTGACGTCGACACGAAATTGAGGCCATCGACTCAAGCAAAAAATTATGCAAGCGTTGCTGCTTGCCCCGCACCGCCCCCGCGGGCAAAGGCGAGGGGTGCAAAGGAGGGCCGCAAGGCTAAAAATCTTCGACTCGACAGGGACGAGAGCAAGAGGTGCGACGAGGAGGGCTTcgttctggtggagaggaggaagaagaggaagcccaccgtccgcaaccaccgcggcaccgcaccttatatgcccgagctgcgcctgcggagcAAGGTGCCCGCGACGTCGCTCTACATatcgcgcctgcactggtccatgacggtcgaagacgtcgtaaactacatccgcgagaagacctTGCaggtggagcgtctgcactctcactgccacaaagtgaatttcagttcctttgtggtgagagtgccgactcaagttttatccatctttgaggtggaggagttctggcccgccggtgtagtttaccggaggttccgggggaggctcccgaacgaagcgcgcaacacgtcgccgaaagagactttacgtgataatgtgtatgtatgtctgattgccataacacaagtttttacttagcatgggattagacgtcgtgatgtacgctataggtagcgtacatcacgacGTCTAATCCCGCTCCGTTtcgcttttatactattgtatattattgtatgcttgataaagaatttgaatttaataaagaatttgaatttgaattaaatattttttcctatctaatagtgcctttttccgcattcggctaaaactcaactatttgtgtactcaatcttcatcattttgaagtcggtaccagatttagctgaatcttcagtctgccagaatatttgaaacttttgtaactggcaccgacttcaaaattatgaagattaagtacagaaatagttgagttttagccgaatacggaaaaagacactattagataggaaaaattatttaatactttttagttcatattataaggatgttattattgatttaaccttggaagtcggttctaattttttgttaaaaataataatttcactctttttagttacctagtaaactatcgcgtactatacgtagaataattaatacactatattattctacgtatcttattacaagctcaccggtgagcgagacacaaaaaaataacaatagatttccaagaatccatgatcgaaggattaatagcagTATAATCAGTAAAACTGTTTCGAAGGAGTAAGGACAcgggaattttaaataatttatgaagataagaagatgtacttattttttgtattaaatattaatattataaggcacttatttaaaggggcagttgtaaattgcagttttggtaagttaaaaattataaatggcacgtgtaataactagtttagcagttaaaactaagcagtaaagtaaataaaaatgagttgtaaaaaataattaaatggatcattgaaaacatattgaacagtaaaataattaaatgagcggtaaaaattaatgaaagagcggttacgtgtgggcagtaacgaatcggaatttgtcagtaagaaatctcaatctaagcagtttttttaaacaatgaggtggtaaaatataatagaatcggccaagtgcaagtcgaactcgcccatggagggttccgtaccgttataaagcgaaagtaagacggtcgccggctgcagccgcagcacgctcgctgcgctcgctcggctctcTCTGtattgtggtctaagttctaacctaacctaacctactcttggactttctggattgtgtttgtttttgttttggcgggggactgcgcccccccaaagtccccccgctacggtatccgtggttaagtaggccttctgttaagtcgttatcgaaccgctcactttatcatttttatatctcaatcagttattggactgcttaattatttttttattactgtccatattttacagtcgcaataattaatcaaccgccataaaattaaataactgctcaatatttttttaaactgatcataataacatctcaaatatttaaataactgctcaaaaaattagtttccatattataataaacgtaattatcctaaaacgtatataaactacataatagaataaaagttctgataaaattttaatagtctaaTTCAGCAACTCCACAGagtatacatattttgtacaagctactctaatttaacgaaattataaatagtttcttttaaacacattaacttcAAAGTAGGGAATTATATCGTAAAAGAAATACAAGCACGAATAattgttcgtaatttatttatttgacaactactttgctacatatccaccaataagagggtgaatttgtgtacgaattcggacatctaccggtccctagcactagtaagttgtatgactcgagcgatttttacacgaaatatttcgagtgttttgagaatacacaaactattagcgtcaaattatatcgtgcaggaaaccggtctaactcccaagcggccacatgtggtgtacgaattcggacatctataaccggtcccactcgttcgactcgagcgatctttgcacgaaatattttgaatgtgaagttttgagaatacacaaactgtgttacgctcgtaaaaatctgataattcggtattttatccgaagatgaacttttctcacatctatatatttcttatttttgtatcccttttgacgaaaaatgaggaaacgtaggagaatgaaattttgcacagttatagtttacatggtaAAAGAGTGCgttgagctaatattattttgaaattatatcatacctacatttttttaacaaataaaacattacccacactacaacacacacactaggaaaaatgacagatttttgagtgacaagcctatacatacgaattatactcttttatttatggttgaagtctgttgacaacaagatgacaaattgaagatggattatagtttttttttattgaatcttagatacctactattagacaatgcttacacggccagtctgagatcagctgagtcccagagacaagaattgaaaaaaaatgataaagtcaatatttttttacaaaatataggtaattatagttctaatgtcgttgaaactaaggtcaaatttcgaccattgggcgatctctagtcctgAGAATTGTgccccaggtgcgcgtggtctatggcgcggGCGGTTGCATACTAAGGTAGCTATGACTCCTCcgtgaacgcctccgtggtctagtggtaagtggtgggttcaattcccgcgtcggaaacatgttatttccaagtttggttaggacaatgcaggttgatcacctgattgtctgacaagtaagatgatccatgcgtcggatgggcatgtaaaaagtcggtcctgcgcctaatctctcgccggtcgtgtcggtcttccgtcccactgggttatgagagtaaaggaatagagggtgctcttgtgtactgtgcacacacttgggaactataaaattactcctgcgtagctggcctggtttcaatgaaaccggccaccgtcaccgaaaccggtgtgggagctattatattatatctatgactatctcgatggccgccgcgcctggccgctgcggctcggccgctagtgcgcgcccggccccgcgccgcgcgccgccgcgccgctcgcTTGACAGATTGAAGCAAGACGGCAGACAGTTATTTTACTAATGAAAGCTAAACGCAATGCataaggttgaaattaggttgttttccagaatagtaggtaaataatatctcggcgatttcgcgccgtttgtattactttgtatggaagtgagacttgcatgttacttgtattatcgaagcagcttacttctcagaagtaatgtcaaatgtgtgcctaacgctctggagttaaggctgaatttgttatgtttaattttggtgatattggtgaccctgacgtggtaatgatgataatgatgaatgtaatttgcatagtagcatatgctttcagttcttgaAACAGCGCCtgaacccccaaacttgtatttataaggaatccggagttctcttagtatcttcggaaccatagtatagctcggtgcaaaatcttgcattttggtagcatatgcttaggatgcttcttataaaaccaaaatcactatatgtttccatataaatttcgaggagtttcctcgattactcatggatcccatcatcaggtcaccacttttgtgaacatagtaccaaattggagtgaaacctaataaacacacaaacggcggagtaatcattgaacatacaaaaaaaaaagcggccaagtgtgagttggactcgcccatgaagggttccgcagcagtaataaggtttattttaataaaattaaaaggtttttaatttatttttatatttcagttgatttaatgaaaattaatttaaggtttaccgtattttatgacgtataaaaaaactacttgctagatatcgttcaaaccaaatttcgttggtagttttatagcaatatacatcaaatattatttttagatttatcatgtTTAGATTTATCACTTTAgaagttatattttttccatttttgtatcaaaatcttactgcggcttacagactacatctacttgccaattttcaatagtatagctattatagtttcggagaaaagtggctgtgacatacggacgcacagacaggcagacagacagacatgacgaatctataagggatCCGTTTTTGcaagttggttaaaaagtagTGTGTGCTACTGCCCTTAAACTTTTTTAAGGGCAGTAGCACACACTACTTTTTAACCAACGATTTTACCATGGTGAAATTTGTTCACCATGGTAAAATCGATAATACTTatctaaataaaattcaattatatCAATTTTGCTATGGTAAATGAAATGGAggttgtatattgtatataaagaaaaaaataaagcataaaataatattaaatacaatattgcCAAGATGGTACGAGTACTAAGGAGTGTATTGCTAGTTGTTGTTATACTGGGTTTCATCGCGTCAAGTAAGTAAATGTCTGTACGTTACAACCACGGAATTGATTTGTGTTATTTGAtctacctatattataataattatttttaacttctAGTTATTTCAATTGAATTTTGGTGACTAGCAggttaagacccaatttcaccaacctctgtttgttaaatcctaacaaggcattacttaacggaccttggaaaattaaacagactgttaaaatacttatgtcccacagtaaaaatttaacagcggattagtaaatgcaatgttaagtgaacaacgagtgaacaactatcaattcgttcattcttgttataaggcgacgaaattgcaatgtacaagattaatacgacatgtttgctgcaatgtgtcactttcttccttattagtataatagtagataatgcgaccaaattaaaatatcactcacatacatttgttacgctataatagttcttcttaatttaccaggttaataattattatctgtcaaagctggaaacatgaatcataatacaaacttttatttacatatttcggtttggtaattttgatacaagttagtatatttgcaatgtcaaggtaAATCCGatggctgaatttttggcaaagtgaaaataaataattattcataactatgaaaataattaataataaggacgtagcggaaacatggcggaaagtctcaaaagtcaaaacagattcttttattgatattgcatattattgtctttgaaagttgttattttgactcatataacagcctgttatatatttaacggacctccatagcaggaattaaatataacaccgtgttaggtgatttaacatgacattagggcatggtggaacgctcgatagctctaacaggccattaactgatttaacaagccattatttatttaacattgcttgatgaaactgggtcttagtgTTGCTAGTGCAGGCACCAAAGCCTCCCAAGACGTTTCAATGTTTAGCTGTAGTTTTATAGGTTACGCAAATGGAAGGGAAAGGCGCAGAGTTCATTTTTTAGACCAAAACAGACCAATAGCGTCCTCCTCCTGACATTGCTGGCTCGTGGCAGATATGTCGcctgcacccgtagcatggctacagtagaaatacgaaagtatagacaaacagcggagataaactgaaggtgccgttccgatctttaccgcggctagccgcgatcgacaagaaatcaaatataatgccactttatgacatagactataatagtcctaaaaattcaaataaaatcctactttatgacgtaTACTATAaatggccgcggtaaagatcggaacggcgcCTTCAGTTTACCTCCGCTATTTGTCTTAGATACTTTCGTATTACTACTGTAgcggctacagtagaaatacgaacgGGTGCAGCTGACGCCATTTTGGCAAGCGATCTCAAAGTTTTGCGTGGCCTATAACAGAtgcaatttgaataaaatgaaagttattattataaaacttgaTGACGCCCGAAACTTTGTTATGCCGATATTCGTTTATCCtgtgagaaccgtacatttttcctcaataaaagtattctaaatcctttcccgggactagctaatatttaaaatgttaaataaataattaaaatatgcaaaaaaaatcattgttataatattttcttgtaactattaagtaataaatgagtctaaataaataaatatggatgATAAGCTATTATTATTGCAGGTAATGCTGATGCCACTAAGCCCAGCCAGCAAAATGAGCCCGCAGGTAAGGATAATAATATACGTAGACCTTTGTAATATAAGTCTGTAGGAAATAAGACAAGTAGGATTATGTAAGTTGTAATGAAAGTTTGGCTTTTCAATTTTGTAAGTAATAAAGTCATGTAAAGTGTGTATTTATGTAATAGCTTTGTCTTGTCTTTGCCCTCGTGAAGATTTTTGTTTAGATCATAGTCAAATTACCGTAGATCATAGTCAAGTTACATAGTAAACCTGATCAAATATACTTGTActactttacttttttattttaacttaagtaatttttttaggCAAAACAGGAGAGCTGGGAAAAAATGAAGACATGAGCGACGGAGACGTAGGCGGAAACCTTCCACCTGAGATCGTAAAGATTTTGCTCGGTggtggaaaataatatttatttaacaaaaatatattaatcacATATTAAAAGGCATGTTTGTATTTCCCGTTTGACGAAACACGTCTCGCAGGACCACTTGAAATGACAGTGGCAGCTCTAGGGCTCGCGCATCGTGGACTGTGTGAAGCCTCTCCTACAACAGAGCTGATCACAGCCATCCGTCCCGGCGGAGCCTACGTCGCACTGTtcccaagttttgttgattacagaaccctaaagcGGAACCccaacgagctgattttttgtatattgataggttaatagttatttgggagcacggcagtgctccagccaagctttttagcaaaggcacggccgtaccatacttttctcgaagtggttcgcggctatttcacaccccctttatcttcgatgttaacaaaactagggatttagaatttcggtgactaagagcaagtattaaaactagcttaacctccaaattacataacatttcgataaatagtttaatagttacggatgatcaaagttactacatattgtcactcactgactgacagatcatcaaaattctaaggtacttctagcagacttagaaccttgaaatttggcaacaaggtaggtcgttatccacaatgaaagtaaaaattatgaaactggccaaatgcgagtcggactggcgtacatagggttccgtaccgtaaatttgtatgggagccccccttaaatcacaagtttacgtactttttattacttattattaaagttgaaatacaattaagtattttctgaaattttcaaaaaccttacttttaccattatgggtATAGGGcgaaaaagggcaaaaaaacgtgtttgttgtataagACCCcagattaatcatttattttattttagttggactattagcttttatagcgacaacaaatgtacataatttgtaaaaaaataaaatatctagctattgcggtactcgagatctagcctcgtgacacacggacggacgacagacagacagcgaagtctagactcctTAGTccttaggaataggctcccgtttctatcctttgggcaaggaagcctaaaaactgaaaagtataatataaaagaaaagatttttatgtttgtggctttgcaagaacgttaaaaatgagtttcgacttcataataattattttacgtacaagaggaaaaatagtgttaacaaagttaacaatgaaactatgataattaaattcgattaaaatataaatgaaatcagaactgcgaattacgatgtacactccatactcgctcgatagatggtgtagcactccctttatatcgcggtatcgcttgtttgcggagtataattttatcccaccaaaacattaaatgtaaaaaggagccaagcaaaatattgcacagccatgcaatatatctatcgtaaaaagttttcagatctactttttacgatagatatattgcattgCTATGCAaaatatctatcgtaaaaagttttcagatcacattcaagccaagccttcaacttattttgaatttatcaatagttttctttatttgataattattatagtggctcggcaatgagcacaagaaaaacaaatatttggggtagttcgtacttacacaaacggcaagcgtaaaatgtttttagtatgtaacggcg
This genomic window from Aricia agestis chromosome 17, ilAriAges1.1, whole genome shotgun sequence contains:
- the LOC121735672 gene encoding uncharacterized protein LOC121735672, coding for MSLRPCVMTPSRYSTVPNRTRIERCDWGWSQARSEGGVTGDMTPPQNLRYTLYTGSAKHAGNKQADVLMTGQRTSTSSPLPPLPPPPAPRLQRSRGRTTQVSPLAQRSKNKGKKEAPAKECPSSEKDRNCDDEGFIRVEKKKKKPVVRNHRGTAPEGSKQLLRRETPATPLYVSRLHWSTTVEFLCCKLIAAETSGEQPEAPGALLPGRARAMGSGFPNPPPNPRLRRELAFVYSAPAPSAPSLNGICGHVRFSFPFGSLFLQDDGLAEVGYSVISLARPNHSCHYGRETEVVSDGCAEHRSLLRPCWAVLERVLRCVVSVIAVVALRCRFSSRAMQVMADFSL